A window of the Equus przewalskii isolate Varuska chromosome 10, EquPr2, whole genome shotgun sequence genome harbors these coding sequences:
- the SUMO2 gene encoding small ubiquitin-related modifier 2 isoform X2: MADEKPKEGVKTENNDHINLKVAGQDGSVVQFKIKRHTPLSKLMKAYCERQGLSMRQIRFRFDGQPINETDTPAQLEMEDEDTIDVFQQQTGGVY, from the exons ATGGCCGACGAAAAGCCCAAG gAAGGAGTCAAGACTGAGAACAACGATCATATTAATTTGAAGGTGGCGGGGCAGGATGGTTCTGTGGTGCAGTTTAAGATTAAGAGGCATACACCACTTAGTAAACTAATGAAAGCCTATTGTGAACGACAG GGTTTGTCAATGAGGCAGATCAGATTCCGATTTGACGGGCAGCCAATCAATGAAACAGACACACCTGCACAG TTGGAAATGGAGGATGAAGATACAATTGATGTGTTCCAGCAGCAGACAGGAGGTGTCTATTAA
- the SUMO2 gene encoding small ubiquitin-related modifier 2 isoform X1 has product MADEKPKEGVKTENNDHINLKVAGQDGSVVQFKIKRHTPLSKLMKAYCERQLEMEDEDTIDVFQQQTGGVY; this is encoded by the exons ATGGCCGACGAAAAGCCCAAG gAAGGAGTCAAGACTGAGAACAACGATCATATTAATTTGAAGGTGGCGGGGCAGGATGGTTCTGTGGTGCAGTTTAAGATTAAGAGGCATACACCACTTAGTAAACTAATGAAAGCCTATTGTGAACGACAG TTGGAAATGGAGGATGAAGATACAATTGATGTGTTCCAGCAGCAGACAGGAGGTGTCTATTAA